The Nitrospiraceae bacterium genome has a window encoding:
- a CDS encoding cupredoxin domain-containing protein yields the protein MTGTKWWMRVSGGRMWLAGCFVLALCTQGGAQAEQRIEVTIKDFAFVTKQVPLHLGVSTVISIRNTDPERHDFGSTMFDGIPTKVETDGIVTYGRGIGGIFLEAKKGATIRFNMERPGHHEFRCSIHPNMKGELLLLNVEAV from the coding sequence ATGACGGGCACGAAGTGGTGGATGCGAGTCAGCGGCGGGCGGATGTGGTTGGCCGGGTGTTTCGTTCTGGCGCTCTGCACCCAGGGTGGTGCGCAGGCAGAGCAACGCATCGAGGTCACCATCAAGGATTTTGCGTTTGTGACGAAGCAAGTGCCGTTGCATCTTGGGGTCTCCACCGTGATCAGCATCAGGAATACGGACCCCGAGCGCCACGACTTCGGCTCGACCATGTTCGACGGGATTCCAACGAAGGTGGAGACCGACGGCATCGTGACCTACGGCAGGGGGATCGGCGGGATCTTTCTCGAGGCCAAGAAAGGGGCGACGATTCGATTCAACATGGAACGGCCCGGGCACCATGAGTTTCGTTGCTCGATCCATCCAAACATGAAGGGCGAGTTGCTCCTCCTGAATGTGGAGGCGGTCTAG
- a CDS encoding universal stress protein: MAERLFSKILVPVDFSPCSEEAFRVALAMAKTFEAEVLLLHVVDTKSLEALNRLGLAPPSQAKKQIKALHHQARLNARTLLAWDEAKGASVRRLLAEGAPFVEIARLTRTEKVDLVVMGSYGGSIGNVDKIFFGSTAEKVVRTAGCPVLTVPLPTKRATVRASQTT; encoded by the coding sequence ATGGCTGAAAGGCTGTTTTCCAAGATTCTGGTTCCGGTGGATTTCTCTCCCTGCTCCGAGGAGGCGTTTCGGGTGGCCTTGGCGATGGCCAAGACGTTCGAAGCGGAGGTGCTTCTCCTCCACGTGGTCGATACCAAGAGCCTCGAGGCGCTCAACCGGCTTGGTTTGGCGCCTCCATCGCAGGCGAAGAAGCAGATCAAAGCGTTGCATCACCAGGCCAGGCTGAATGCCCGGACGCTGCTGGCGTGGGACGAGGCGAAAGGGGCGTCCGTCAGGCGGCTGCTGGCCGAGGGGGCACCTTTTGTGGAAATCGCGCGATTGACTAGGACGGAGAAAGTCGATTTGGTGGTGATGGGCAGCTATGGCGGGTCGATCGGCAACGTCGACAAGATTTTTTTCGGCAGTACGGCGGAGAAAGTCGTGAGAACGGCGGGCTGTCCCGTGCTGACGGTGCCGTTACCCACGAAGCGGGCGACGGTGCGGGCAAGTCAAACGACATAA
- a CDS encoding dienelactone hydrolase family protein: MVVQHEAPVTITGQGIALDGILARPDHARGIVLFAHGSGSGRFSPRNQFVAHQLQAGAFATLLLDLLQPNEADDRRYVFDIDLLADRLLLAGAWVSRHPRTAALPVGYFGASTGAGAALQAAAREPDAVGAIVSRGGRPDLAGPYLDKVSAPTLLLVGGDDEPVITMNEQALTQLRCQKSLVVIPGASHLFEEPGTLEQVADHARRWFDRYLARAQ; the protein is encoded by the coding sequence ATGGTTGTGCAACACGAAGCTCCCGTCACCATCACCGGCCAAGGCATCGCCCTCGACGGGATCCTTGCCCGGCCCGACCATGCCCGAGGCATCGTCCTGTTCGCGCATGGCAGCGGGAGCGGCCGCTTCAGCCCTCGTAACCAATTCGTTGCGCATCAGCTCCAGGCCGGAGCCTTCGCCACCTTGCTGCTTGACCTGTTACAGCCGAATGAAGCCGATGATCGTCGCTACGTGTTCGACATCGACCTGCTGGCGGACCGGCTCCTTCTTGCCGGGGCCTGGGTGAGTCGGCACCCACGCACAGCGGCGCTTCCCGTCGGGTACTTCGGCGCAAGTACAGGGGCCGGAGCGGCACTGCAAGCCGCAGCCCGCGAACCCGATGCGGTCGGCGCAATCGTCTCTCGAGGAGGACGCCCCGACCTCGCAGGCCCCTATCTCGACAAAGTCTCAGCCCCCACACTGCTGCTAGTCGGCGGAGACGATGAACCAGTCATTACCATGAACGAACAGGCCCTGACGCAGCTACGCTGCCAGAAATCGCTGGTCGTCATTCCCGGCGCCTCGCATCTCTTCGAGGAACCTGGCACCTTGGAACAAGTGGCCGACCACGCCCGTCGATGGTTCGATAGGTATCTGGCGAGGGCGCAGTGA
- a CDS encoding universal stress protein, whose translation MKTLLAVDGSDNSYEAVRAVKYLNRAEELTLLHAVDVPRPAYPMMVPEVSHELYAELERSMKEDGTKLLDRVQSLLPPHTGPVTKQLEVGSPAEVIVTTAESRHVDLIVMGARGLGPVKERLFGSVSHRVLSFAPCAKLILNVPLRDLKQVLLPLQGQYDADAAVRFFEKQPFKNPIGVTIMTVLPSTRPPWPIDAEAAEKLEAQALRHARDFVEAAAAKLRALGQTVRATSVLGSPATMIVHEAEKLQPDLIMMGSRGRQGLTRFVLGSVSHAVLHQAPCPVLVFE comes from the coding sequence ATGAAAACCCTACTGGCAGTCGACGGCAGCGACAACTCCTACGAGGCAGTGCGCGCCGTCAAATACCTCAACCGAGCCGAAGAACTGACATTGCTCCATGCGGTAGATGTGCCGAGACCGGCCTACCCCATGATGGTGCCGGAGGTGTCTCATGAACTCTACGCGGAGTTGGAGCGCAGCATGAAAGAAGACGGCACCAAGCTGCTCGATCGCGTGCAGTCGCTGCTCCCGCCCCATACTGGGCCGGTCACCAAGCAGCTCGAGGTGGGGTCGCCGGCGGAAGTCATCGTGACGACGGCGGAGAGCCGGCATGTGGATCTGATCGTTATGGGCGCGAGGGGGCTTGGCCCGGTGAAAGAACGGCTCTTTGGAAGCGTCTCCCACCGAGTCCTCAGCTTCGCTCCCTGCGCGAAGCTCATCCTTAACGTACCCTTGCGTGACCTCAAGCAGGTATTGCTTCCGCTCCAAGGCCAGTACGACGCGGACGCGGCAGTACGATTTTTCGAGAAGCAGCCATTCAAGAACCCCATTGGGGTGACGATCATGACCGTGCTCCCTTCCACCAGACCTCCCTGGCCGATCGACGCGGAGGCCGCGGAAAAATTGGAGGCACAGGCGCTGCGACATGCGCGGGACTTCGTCGAGGCGGCAGCGGCCAAACTCCGGGCGCTCGGCCAGACCGTGCGCGCGACCAGCGTCCTCGGCAGCCCCGCGACCATGATCGTTCACGAGGCAGAGAAGCTCCAGCCCGACCTGATTATGATGGGATCTCGCGGCCGGCAAGGGCTCACGAGATTCGTCCTCGGCAGCGTCTCCCATGCCGTGCTCCACCAGGCCCCATGCCCGGTGTTGGTGTTTGAATGA
- a CDS encoding adenylyl-sulfate kinase — translation MTTDPRPHPFALWLTGLPASGKSSIVEKLLPQLHGLGLKVEVLESDTLRRILTPQASYSQEERDLFYRAVAFMGARLVAHGVNVIFDATASRREYRDFAATMLPQLQVISIECPLEVCMARDKKGTYLKGQRGESRTVPGLQVPYEPPQAPALRIDTMTTSPEAGADAILALIRTTSA, via the coding sequence ATGACCACAGATCCTCGCCCTCATCCCTTCGCTCTTTGGCTCACCGGTCTCCCTGCATCCGGGAAAAGTTCGATCGTCGAGAAGCTTCTTCCTCAATTGCACGGGTTGGGGCTCAAGGTTGAGGTGCTCGAGTCAGACACCCTGCGCCGTATTCTCACGCCGCAGGCCAGCTATTCCCAGGAAGAACGGGATCTCTTTTACCGAGCGGTAGCGTTCATGGGGGCAAGATTGGTCGCACATGGCGTGAATGTGATCTTCGATGCCACGGCCAGCCGAAGAGAGTATCGGGATTTCGCTGCGACGATGCTGCCGCAGTTGCAAGTCATCTCGATCGAATGTCCCTTGGAAGTCTGCATGGCGCGCGACAAGAAAGGCACCTATCTCAAGGGTCAGCGAGGGGAGTCTCGGACCGTGCCGGGATTGCAGGTGCCCTACGAGCCGCCGCAGGCCCCTGCTCTCCGCATTGATACGATGACGACCTCACCCGAAGCCGGTGCCGATGCGATACTGGCGCTGATACGAACCACGTCGGCGTGA
- a CDS encoding phosphotransferase, with amino-acid sequence MKKSALEAYLRSRFGEEAKLEAYGPIGKETKGARYKQYGYGAPVRLTCRVGRQLRQVVLETMSPGPFGHEHMADRAQAMLWDYDSYGRLPGHIKAVDVGAFTKEGELISVAPAVEFFVLTEWTEGASYHRDLERLATAARPTALDRKRTQALASYLARIHRVKKRDPQLYRRRMRELLGHGECIMGLTDSYPDRYGFITQDLLRVIENACNEWRWRLRSQGARLSQVHGDFHPWNVLFKSGTDFAVLDRSRGEWGEPADDVTSMSINYLFFSLCRHGKLKGPLEILFRSFWDTYLARSRDKGVLSAAAPFFAFRGLVIASPLWYPKLSMDVRRKIFRFVENVLDVTEFDPSQVNNYCGV; translated from the coding sequence TTGAAGAAATCAGCTCTGGAAGCGTACCTGCGGTCGCGGTTCGGCGAGGAGGCCAAGCTGGAGGCCTACGGGCCGATCGGAAAAGAGACCAAAGGGGCGCGCTATAAGCAATATGGCTACGGCGCTCCGGTCCGATTGACCTGTCGAGTCGGGCGACAGCTACGGCAGGTAGTACTCGAGACGATGAGCCCGGGACCCTTCGGGCACGAGCATATGGCCGACCGTGCGCAGGCCATGCTGTGGGATTACGATTCTTATGGGCGGCTTCCGGGGCACATAAAGGCCGTGGATGTCGGGGCCTTCACCAAGGAGGGCGAGCTGATATCGGTCGCCCCCGCGGTGGAATTTTTCGTGCTGACGGAGTGGACCGAAGGCGCGAGCTACCATCGAGATTTGGAACGCCTGGCGACGGCGGCTCGACCGACTGCGCTCGATAGGAAACGCACGCAGGCCTTGGCGAGCTACCTCGCCCGCATTCATCGTGTGAAGAAGCGAGACCCGCAGCTCTATCGGCGGCGGATGCGCGAGTTGCTTGGCCACGGCGAATGCATCATGGGTCTGACGGACAGCTACCCGGATCGCTACGGCTTCATTACCCAGGATCTGTTGCGAGTGATTGAGAACGCCTGTAACGAATGGCGCTGGCGACTGCGGAGCCAGGGCGCTCGGCTGTCGCAGGTGCATGGGGATTTTCATCCCTGGAATGTTCTGTTCAAGTCCGGGACCGATTTTGCCGTGTTGGATCGTTCACGTGGGGAGTGGGGTGAGCCGGCGGACGACGTCACCTCCATGAGCATCAACTATCTGTTCTTCTCGCTCTGTCGGCATGGAAAGTTGAAAGGGCCGTTGGAAATCCTCTTTCGGTCATTCTGGGACACCTACCTGGCGCGGAGCCGCGACAAAGGAGTGCTGTCTGCGGCGGCACCCTTCTTCGCCTTCCGGGGATTGGTGATTGCCAGCCCACTCTGGTACCCGAAGCTCTCGATGGACGTGCGGCGAAAGATTTTCCGTTTTGTCGAGAACGTGTTGGACGTGACGGAGTTCGACCCATCGCAGGTGAACAATTACTGCGGAGTCTGA
- a CDS encoding HPF/RaiA family ribosome-associated protein, translating into MNLEIESRNIAMTPRWKNEIEARMADLQHGHEDIIHGRVTLTKNRHHKKLAKVAEALVLVTIPKRRTVTAHKIDKTFEEAIRAAFEAVAIELRKFREKRATKVIRREPLPDLRGVVSKLFPRKGYGFILQDGGGEVYFHKNAVKGIAFTELEDGSEVLFSAEPGDKGLHATVVQPPPAGAAI; encoded by the coding sequence ATGAACTTGGAGATTGAGAGCCGCAACATCGCGATGACGCCACGGTGGAAGAACGAGATCGAAGCCAGAATGGCGGACCTGCAGCACGGACATGAAGACATCATTCACGGGCGAGTCACCCTCACCAAGAACCGCCACCACAAGAAGCTCGCCAAAGTCGCCGAGGCCCTGGTGCTCGTGACCATCCCGAAACGCCGCACCGTCACGGCCCACAAGATCGACAAGACATTCGAGGAAGCGATCCGAGCGGCATTCGAGGCAGTGGCGATCGAGCTGCGAAAATTCCGCGAGAAACGGGCGACGAAGGTCATTCGGCGGGAACCGCTGCCGGACCTGCGCGGCGTGGTCAGCAAACTCTTCCCCCGCAAGGGTTACGGCTTCATCCTGCAGGACGGCGGCGGTGAGGTGTATTTCCACAAGAACGCGGTCAAGGGCATCGCGTTCACCGAGTTGGAAGACGGGTCGGAAGTGCTTTTCAGCGCCGAGCCGGGAGACAAGGGACTGCACGCGACGGTAGTCCAGCCGCCGCCCGCGGGAGCCGCGATCTAG
- a CDS encoding AAA family ATPase — protein sequence MAEKFRIPASLLAPIVDPGSLGFEDTSEIEPLDETIGQERAVEALEFGLQMKSAGFNIFVSGPVGTGKGTLVREMVKRLAQSAPPPSDWCYVNNFQDQSRPTCLSFPAGHGAAFKREVGEFIEGLRRDIPAAFEGKKYLDAKAKIIEETEGKKKSLFRELTELSRERGFGFEETPVGFGLVPLRGDRPMTEKEMENLTEEEQQDLTERRKSLESELREFHVRIHALEREAEHGIHHLDRQIVANVMKGRYEALHHTYRSLPAVLAYLQRIHHDVIHHYRDFLPREGPVLAIPGLEQARRPDMSRFGVNLIVERDPKAGAPVIDEAHPTYSNLIGKIERKAHLGVMYTDFTEIRAGAMLQANGGYLILQAMDLLRQPFSWEALKRVIKTGCVTIEDPGEFYGFATAGLRPEPIPVSVKVILVGTPMIYHLLHAYEEDFSQLFKVKADFDVEVAHDERQNRQYARFIAKLCREENLPHFGADAVAEVIRQGFRLADRHDKLSLRFGLISDLIREAGYWAKKEGRSFVSRADVEAAVSHKRHRADLPEQWIQDEIREGTLMVDLQGEVVGQVNGLSVYQLGDYSFGRPTRITARTFIGTKGVIDIQREAELAGHVHSKGVMTLSGFLAGKFADMQPFALSATLTFEQTYSEVEGDSAAVAELTAILSSLAASPVRQSLAVTGSVNQLGEVQPIGGVNEKIEGFFQSCKRRGLTGTQGVIIPNRNVKHLALTREVVEAVEAGKFAVYGVDYVDQALELLTGIPAGERTPEGGFPPDSLYGRASTRLGEMAQVVAEWGEGEEEKVKG from the coding sequence ATGGCAGAGAAATTTAGGATTCCCGCGAGTCTTTTGGCACCGATCGTCGATCCTGGTTCGCTGGGATTCGAGGACACGAGTGAGATCGAGCCGCTCGATGAAACGATCGGCCAAGAGCGGGCAGTCGAAGCGTTGGAATTCGGCCTGCAAATGAAAAGCGCGGGCTTCAATATCTTCGTCTCGGGACCGGTTGGCACGGGAAAAGGCACGCTCGTCCGGGAGATGGTCAAACGGCTGGCCCAATCGGCACCGCCCCCCTCCGATTGGTGCTACGTCAACAACTTCCAGGATCAATCGCGACCCACCTGCCTGTCGTTTCCCGCCGGCCACGGCGCCGCCTTCAAGCGGGAAGTAGGAGAATTCATCGAGGGCTTGCGCCGCGACATCCCGGCCGCATTCGAGGGAAAAAAGTACCTCGACGCCAAAGCCAAGATCATCGAGGAGACGGAAGGGAAAAAGAAATCGCTGTTCCGAGAGCTCACCGAACTCTCGCGCGAGCGCGGGTTCGGCTTTGAGGAAACCCCGGTCGGCTTTGGGCTGGTCCCGCTGCGAGGAGACCGCCCGATGACCGAAAAGGAAATGGAAAACCTGACCGAAGAGGAACAGCAGGATCTCACGGAACGGCGCAAGTCGCTGGAGAGCGAGCTGCGCGAGTTCCACGTCCGCATCCACGCGCTCGAACGGGAGGCCGAACACGGAATCCACCACCTCGATCGCCAGATCGTGGCCAACGTGATGAAGGGCCGCTACGAAGCCCTCCACCACACCTATCGATCGCTGCCCGCGGTCCTGGCGTACCTCCAGCGGATCCACCACGACGTCATTCATCACTATCGGGATTTTCTCCCGCGGGAAGGGCCGGTGCTGGCGATTCCCGGCTTGGAACAGGCCCGCCGGCCTGACATGAGCCGGTTCGGCGTCAACCTGATCGTCGAGCGGGACCCGAAGGCCGGAGCGCCGGTCATCGATGAGGCCCATCCGACCTACAGCAACCTCATCGGCAAAATCGAACGGAAAGCCCACCTCGGGGTGATGTATACGGACTTTACCGAGATCCGGGCCGGGGCCATGTTGCAGGCCAACGGCGGCTATCTCATCCTGCAGGCGATGGACCTGCTTCGCCAGCCTTTCTCGTGGGAAGCGCTGAAGCGCGTCATCAAGACCGGCTGCGTGACGATCGAAGACCCCGGGGAGTTCTATGGGTTTGCGACAGCAGGGTTACGCCCCGAGCCGATTCCCGTCTCCGTCAAGGTGATCCTGGTCGGCACGCCGATGATCTATCACCTCCTCCACGCCTATGAGGAGGATTTCTCTCAACTGTTCAAGGTCAAGGCGGACTTCGACGTGGAAGTCGCGCATGACGAGCGACAGAACCGGCAATATGCCCGCTTCATCGCAAAACTCTGCCGAGAGGAGAATCTTCCTCATTTCGGCGCCGACGCCGTGGCCGAGGTCATTCGCCAAGGATTCCGACTGGCCGACCGACACGACAAACTCTCGCTCCGCTTCGGCTTGATCAGCGACCTGATTCGAGAAGCCGGCTATTGGGCCAAGAAAGAAGGACGTTCCTTCGTGAGCCGGGCCGACGTGGAAGCGGCAGTCTCGCACAAGCGCCATCGCGCGGACCTCCCCGAACAATGGATTCAGGACGAGATTCGCGAAGGCACGCTCATGGTCGACCTGCAGGGCGAGGTCGTGGGACAGGTGAACGGCCTGTCCGTCTACCAGTTGGGCGACTACTCTTTCGGCCGTCCGACTCGAATCACGGCCAGAACGTTCATCGGAACCAAGGGTGTCATCGACATCCAGCGAGAAGCCGAATTGGCAGGCCACGTCCACAGCAAAGGCGTGATGACGCTGTCGGGATTCCTCGCCGGCAAGTTTGCCGATATGCAGCCCTTTGCGCTCAGCGCAACCTTGACCTTCGAGCAGACCTACTCCGAGGTCGAAGGCGACAGCGCCGCGGTGGCGGAACTCACGGCGATTCTCTCAAGCCTCGCCGCGTCGCCGGTTCGACAGTCTCTGGCCGTGACCGGATCGGTCAACCAACTGGGAGAGGTCCAGCCGATCGGCGGGGTGAACGAGAAGATCGAGGGGTTTTTCCAATCCTGTAAGAGGCGCGGATTGACGGGAACCCAAGGCGTGATTATTCCGAACCGTAACGTCAAGCACTTGGCGCTCACCCGTGAGGTGGTCGAGGCGGTAGAGGCAGGGAAGTTTGCGGTCTATGGAGTCGACTATGTAGATCAGGCACTGGAGCTGTTGACCGGCATCCCGGCCGGTGAGCGTACGCCCGAAGGAGGCTTCCCGCCGGACAGCCTCTACGGCCGGGCGTCGACCAGACTGGGTGAGATGGCGCAAGTCGTGGCCGAATGGGGCGAAGGAGAGGAAGAGAAGGTCAAAGGCTAA
- a CDS encoding zinc ribbon domain-containing protein, producing the protein MPMYEYICQDCGKKSTIVVTLKQHEKGEVECPHCKSRKLQQQFSGFIAHTTKKS; encoded by the coding sequence ATGCCCATGTACGAGTACATCTGCCAAGACTGCGGGAAGAAGTCGACGATCGTCGTCACGCTCAAGCAGCACGAAAAGGGCGAAGTGGAGTGTCCACACTGCAAGAGCCGCAAGCTGCAGCAACAATTCTCGGGCTTCATTGCGCACACGACCAAGAAGAGCTAA
- a CDS encoding cytochrome c, translating into MRQHDGLFKPAMLLSAMLLGLGTAAAQDFPADVLRGKTVFERNCLRCHGAGGWGDGPDAAGLKVRPADFHRFSSYLKSDEELQRTIEHGIVFSPMHAWQGQLTETDVQDVLAYIRLLSQQGR; encoded by the coding sequence ATGCGCCAACACGACGGGCTGTTCAAACCGGCCATGCTGCTTTCCGCCATGCTGCTGGGGCTTGGTACCGCCGCGGCCCAAGATTTTCCGGCCGACGTGCTACGAGGTAAAACCGTCTTCGAGCGCAACTGCCTGCGATGCCACGGCGCGGGAGGCTGGGGCGACGGGCCTGATGCGGCGGGGCTCAAGGTGCGCCCGGCCGACTTTCACCGCTTCAGTTCCTACCTGAAATCCGACGAGGAACTCCAGCGCACGATCGAGCACGGCATCGTGTTCAGTCCCATGCATGCCTGGCAGGGCCAGCTGACCGAAACCGATGTGCAAGACGTGCTGGCCTACATCCGTCTCCTGTCCCAACAAGGCCGCTAA
- a CDS encoding isochorismatase family protein has translation MEQLQQGDALIVVDVQNDFLPGGALGISGGDRIVPILTAYIARFQARGLPIFVTRDWHPPNHCSFLPQGGPWPPHCVAGSSGSLPPANFQPPPSAVLIYKAVDPDKDAYSTLEHTPLDRHLRALKIQRLFIGGLATDYCVLNTVRDARRLGYDVCLLVDGIEAVNLHPDDGRRAEAEMLRLGAVPVRLESVAA, from the coding sequence ATGGAACAGCTTCAGCAAGGCGATGCATTGATCGTCGTGGACGTGCAGAACGACTTCCTGCCCGGTGGTGCCTTGGGCATCTCGGGCGGCGACCGGATCGTCCCGATCCTCACCGCCTACATCGCGCGGTTTCAGGCGCGGGGGCTGCCCATCTTTGTCACGCGAGATTGGCATCCTCCCAACCATTGTTCATTTCTTCCGCAGGGAGGTCCCTGGCCGCCGCATTGCGTGGCAGGCTCATCCGGTTCGCTCCCCCCGGCGAACTTTCAGCCGCCACCTTCGGCCGTGCTCATCTATAAGGCCGTCGATCCTGACAAGGATGCCTATTCCACGCTGGAGCACACGCCGCTCGATCGTCATCTTCGCGCCCTGAAGATTCAACGCCTGTTCATCGGCGGGTTGGCGACCGACTACTGTGTCCTGAACACCGTGAGGGACGCGCGGAGACTCGGTTACGACGTGTGCCTCCTCGTCGACGGCATTGAAGCCGTGAACCTCCATCCGGACGACGGACGCCGGGCCGAGGCTGAAATGCTCCGCCTCGGAGCCGTACCGGTCCGACTGGAAAGCGTGGCCGCATGA
- a CDS encoding nicotinate phosphoribosyltransferase: MNITSSALLTDLYELTMGQAYLTEGLRGEAVFEFFVRKLPAHRSFLMAAGLEQVLSYLETFQFSAEELEWLKRTGRFTPAYLETLRGMRFHGHVHAMPEGTLFFPHEPILRITAPLIQAQLIESRVMNLLNFQTMVASKAGRCLLAAKDKPLIDFGLRRAHGAEAGVMAARAAYLAGFAGTSNVLAGALFHIPLYGTMAHSFVQAHADESAAFAEFARAQPSNVVLLIDTYDTLAAAHKIVALAPRLALQGLTVHGVRLDSGDLADQAVRVRRILDEGGLAHVKILASGNLDEQRLQTLVDGRAPIDSFAVGTAMTTSSDQPFLDCAYKLQEYSGQACRKRSEGKATWPGRKQIYRQLDEQGRLRQDILALDGDVQPGAPLLVPVMEGGRRLSPTPSIADIRQTAATALAQLPDWLRGLETQRPYEARIAASLIELAAEVDRRTSSPADSRALHHY; encoded by the coding sequence ATGAACATCACCTCCAGCGCGCTCCTCACCGACTTGTATGAGCTCACCATGGGCCAGGCCTACCTCACGGAGGGGCTGAGAGGCGAGGCCGTGTTTGAATTCTTCGTGCGGAAGCTGCCTGCCCATCGAAGCTTTCTCATGGCGGCCGGGTTGGAACAGGTCCTGAGCTACCTCGAAACGTTTCAGTTCTCGGCCGAGGAGCTTGAATGGCTGAAGCGGACCGGACGATTCACTCCGGCCTATCTCGAGACGCTTCGCGGAATGCGCTTTCATGGGCACGTCCACGCTATGCCCGAAGGGACGCTGTTTTTTCCCCATGAGCCGATCCTGCGCATCACCGCCCCGCTCATCCAAGCCCAGCTCATCGAATCGCGGGTGATGAACCTCTTGAACTTTCAAACCATGGTTGCCTCGAAGGCCGGCCGTTGCCTCTTGGCTGCGAAGGACAAGCCCCTCATTGATTTCGGCCTTCGCCGTGCACACGGGGCCGAGGCCGGCGTGATGGCCGCACGTGCCGCCTATCTGGCCGGCTTTGCCGGGACATCCAACGTCCTCGCCGGGGCGCTCTTTCACATCCCGCTCTATGGAACGATGGCCCATTCGTTTGTTCAGGCGCATGCTGATGAATCGGCTGCCTTCGCAGAATTTGCCCGGGCGCAACCAAGCAACGTCGTACTGTTGATCGATACCTATGACACGCTGGCGGCCGCACATAAGATCGTCGCCCTCGCCCCGCGACTGGCCTTGCAGGGCTTGACCGTCCATGGCGTCCGCTTGGACAGTGGCGACTTGGCCGACCAGGCAGTGAGGGTCCGCCGAATACTGGACGAAGGCGGGTTGGCACACGTCAAGATTTTGGCCAGCGGAAACCTCGATGAGCAACGTCTCCAAACCCTCGTCGATGGTAGAGCCCCAATCGACAGTTTCGCGGTCGGAACGGCCATGACGACCTCTTCCGATCAGCCGTTTCTGGACTGCGCCTACAAACTGCAGGAATATAGCGGACAGGCTTGCCGCAAACGTTCCGAAGGCAAGGCCACCTGGCCGGGACGAAAACAAATCTATCGCCAACTGGACGAGCAGGGACGACTGCGCCAGGATATCCTCGCGTTGGACGGAGATGTCCAACCGGGAGCGCCGCTTCTCGTGCCCGTGATGGAAGGAGGACGCCGATTGAGCCCGACCCCCTCCATCGCGGACATCAGACAGACCGCTGCCACGGCCCTAGCACAATTACCGGACTGGCTCCGTGGTCTCGAGACTCAACGCCCCTACGAAGCGCGCATTGCGGCATCACTTATCGAACTCGCGGCGGAAGTCGACCGCCGCACGTCGAGCCCAGCGGACAGCCGTGCCCTGCATCATTACTAA